The genomic region atacccattactCATGGGTATAAAATCTCTCCAAGTCTTGCCCATGTCTATTGTTTTCAGGTAaagtacccgcgggtacccatgtCCATGGGTAAAACTGCCATCCCTAGTTTAATTAGATCTACGTGGACTTTGGCCGGCGTTTAACCGACCACTTATGTTTAATTATGTTATTATGTTTATTTCatacaatttatttatttattttcacgcCTGTATATTTGAGTCGGCCTTCCGTTGGACCGTCAAGTCTACCCATTTTAAAATACGGACGCACACGTCCACTTAACCGATTCAAACAGACAAAATGGGTATAAAGTGCGCGTGCGTTTGGGTCGTCCTGCTCTTAGTGACAGGAAACCCGCACAATCGTAGAACAATTTAGCAACATCAGTATTTCCATTTATTTTAACAAGACTCAACATCAGTATTGCACGGAAAACTCCACAAACGCTGTCGCTGTCACTGATCATTTCCCACCCAGTTCCACAGTCCACACCACTCTTGCGTTGCCGGCTCGTCCTGACCTCCTCCACCCTCCCAACCCCCACCCTCGCGTCACACATTTCGCACTATAAACTTGCGATCCCGGCCTCATTTACGCCACAACACACTGCACCGGCCGTGCGCGTCGCTCGTCACCCATGGCCAAGCGcctcttccactcttgccgctccccgtccgccgccgccgtggtcACCCCCGCCACCAACCTCCTCGCCAAGCACCACTCGCCGGCCTTCACGCCCCCCGCCGGCGGATGCTGTCCGCGCGGCCTCACTCACCGGCGGCCGCTGCCACCGGAGACCTGCGGCGCCATGCGCTGCGCTGCCGACTACACTGCCGACGACCTCCCTCCGGCCCGCGGAACGCCCGCCTACCGCTGGCTGAAGAGCTCCCACTGGCACGTCATCGAGGCCGCCACCGACGGCGACGACACGCCCCGCCTCAAGATCGACGCGCGGCGCCGGCTGCGGCGctcccggcgccgccgccggctccaCCGCAAGGCGGCCATAGAGAGCCTGTCGTCCGGCGACAGCGGGTGGTTCAGCAGCAGCGAGGAGCCGAGCGCGTACAGCAGCCGCAGCGTCGAGGCGGAGGCGACGCTGGTCACGTCCACCGCGACGGAGACCTCGTCGGGCGTGAGCGGGAGCTCCGGCGCCGTGGCGGCGACCGCTGAGGCGCGagcggaggcggtggtggccggGAGCTTCGCGGTGGTGAAGCGCTCGGACGACCCCCGGGCGGACTTCCGGCGGTCCATGGCGGAGATGGTGGTGGGCCGCGGCATCTACGACGCCGACGGGCTGGAGCGCCTGCTGCGGTGCTTCCTGGCGCTGAACGACCAGCGCCACCGCCGCGACATCGTCGACGCCTTCGGCGACGTGTGGGAGGCCGTGTTCGCCAGCCCGCTGCCGCACGGCGCCGTCACGTCCGCGCCTGCCGCGAGCTGCCGCGCGGCCGCCGCAGGGGCGCCTCGTCAGTAGGAGTGCAGAGCACGCATGGCCACCCTGTAAAATGTGATTATGTGTGGTACATGTGGTAGACTAGACGTACGTACGTATGTAAATTACTAGTACTCTATGTTCTTTCTTCTTTGGGTTTGCGGCCGTGGCCGCCTTCCTCCCGGTTGCTTGCATGCCACTTCATCTTTGCAGTGTGGAAATGGGCGCGCGACTACTCGGATGGGATTGGACGTGAACAGGGAGCGTCTCTCTGCACACATGCCTATTTCTCGATCTCAGCTCTCAGCTCTCAGCTCTCAGCTCATCTCCGAATTCTGTAAGAATATAAGTTGCTCTGGTGAATCATATTTTACTACATCCTGCAAATTGGGTTTTCCAGTTTCATGTtggaaaagaaaatgctcactatCTAACTATGCTTCTTGCTCTTCTATTTTTGTTTAGTTTTTTTCATCATATAACTCATTTTGTCTTTACCGAAAGAAAAACGGAACTCATTTTGTGTGGCATGGAAAGGTGTGGCGCAGTAGTACCACCACACGACTCAGGGGCGAATCTACTAGAGGGCTTGCAAGAATTTTTTTTACTACTAGTTTCATGGCTCAATTCAACCACTTGCAAGCCCAACCCAACAGATATTGGTATGATACAGGCTTTTGAGCCCACCCTCCAATTTCTGTCTAGATTCGTCACTGACACGACTCGAGGAAATAGACCTAGTACTCGTTGGATTGTTTGTCTCTTCATTTATTAGCGATTTTGCAGCCATGATCGGGGACAGCGATAAGCCATTTGACCCAAAGTGTGATGTGATGTTGCACCCCTAAGATTAGATGGAAGTGGACAAACAAAGAGGCCAATCCCCAAAGTGGTTTCAAATAGTTTCGGCCCGGTATGGGCTCGTTTGGTTCAAAGGAATTCTATAGGATTTTCAAAGGATTAGCAATTTTTTCTACATTGCTCTTTGATTTATAACATTGGATTTCATTAGGATTTTTTCTACGAAACCTTTTACTGcatttcataggaaatctaacCTTCATTTCAAATTTTTTTATAATTTCTTTGTTTTTCTGTGGCATCAAACACTTCTTGCTAATCCTATAAaattcaagtgggcatgccacttCAATCCTATACTTTTTTCATCTTTGGGTTTTCATTATCCTGCGAATCAAAAAGGCACAATATATTTAGGCATACTGAGTACTACTTCTTctgtttttaaatataagtttttttaaagATTCCACTATAAAAACTACATTAGAATGTATATAGACATCTTTTAGATTATAAGTTCACTTATTTTACTCCGTAGGTAGTGAAGTttcttaaaagacttatatttaagaacgaagggagtactagctaTTCTTGGCGCTTTGCTAAACTGATGATAGATTATGCATGCTTGACGACTAAGTCTGTACCACACTGCATGGACATTATCCAGATCCGGAGATCATTCAATCTCCCGAAGAAGTCTGTAGTAGAAAGAAAGCAAACAGTTGATGTGATATGATTTGATGCGACCTACATTTACAGAGACTGGTCTGCACTGCACCTTGCGCATAGAGTTTGAAGATCTCAAAGCGCCTTTATTCACGCTTCCCTTGACCTAGAGCTCTGTGTTCCCCGTCGTGTTTGAGTAGCCTCATCTTTGCATGTCTGTATAAGAATTAAAAAGTCACCCCAGGGTCTTTTGCTGATCTTTCCTCCGGGCAGCTCCTCTGATCCATAGGATGGGATCCGCGGGAGTAGACATGAAAGATTTCAGGACCTCTTTGGTCCACTGGACTTCTAAAACACAGGAATAGTAGAGACAATGAGCCCCTCTTTGATCCAAAGGGTTAAAAAAAAAAAGGAGGATActaatccttaggatttttttccCTACATATGTTGTTTGATTTATAGGATTACAATCCATAGGATTCACTTGTACGAGTAGTTTTCATAGGAAAATTTCCATCCACTCTAATCTTATGTGAAGAATTCTATGTTTTTCCTGCACACAATCAAACATTCATACTAATCATGTAGAGTAGGACTGAAGATGACATGCCATTTCATTTCTGTATTTTTTTTCCCGTTCTTGTGTTCTACAAATCCTGTGAATCAAGGAGGCCCTCTGAATTGAAGTGACATGCCATGCTACTGGATTAATATGAGGTGCCATCTGGATTCAACGGATTTGTTACcctagatacatctgtttgagcgacAAATAATATTGATTCGACGGAGTAAAAAAATTCaaaggattctaatcattaggatttTCATTTTGTTTGATTCATACGAATATatttcatagaatttttttcttaGGATTTCCATCCACTTGTACATCATGTGAAGAATCCTACACTTCTTAGCACAATCAAACCCTCATAGTAAAAATAAATTTTGTACTATGAAAACTAGTACAAATAAATCCTAAGGAAAATTTTCTACGAAATAGagtcctacgaatcaaacaacccacATAGAAAACGAAATACTAAGGGTTAGAATCCTTCGAAATTTCTTAACAAATCCTTTGAATCCAAAATTTTCCTATAAGTATTTTGGAATAGAGGAAGTATAAGTTTTGAAACCTACATCAATTAACATAGAAGGTATTTAATACAACAGATTAAAACCACATAAATTGTACAAAGAAATTTTAAGTGGATGGAAACTTGGCGCCAAAACATAGTACGAAGAATTTCTTAGGATCTCCCCCAAGGATGACGATTCTGCAAATCAAACAACCATTATTCCATTCCCTCCCCATTCAGCAATGTGTCACCCCAAGCCAACACACGAGGGAAGGGCACATTCAAAAACACCATGTCCTCCCAGGTGGCTAGTGATGCTGAGAAGCCAAATCAATGCACCGGCACTTGCTCCACTCGGAGATGACCCTGTTGTACGAGACGATGCTGAAGGATGGCAACCGGCCGTTTGAAGGGTAGATGATGTCGTCGAATGTATGCAGCTCAAGGATGATCAAACTGGGAGGAGGAACGCTGGCTCGTAGCTGAGAGACATCAATGACTAGATGGATTTTAGCGTGCTCGGCAACCAACTTGTATGCCACCTGACCCACCCATTATATAGAACCCATCTTATAGTGAAAGTTCCGATTTGTGGTTTGCATGCGGGGtgaggctaaatttcgtgttttgagccttttctgaaacctattcgagatttgaccctagtttgaatttttttcaagatctgacccttttgctactgcGAGTGACCATGGCGGTAGggtagggttgcatgccctaccACCAAAAACCTCTTAAATATTGAACACAGTGCATGCTCGTGCCTACCGCTAAGCACTTTGGCGGTAGGGTTATGCACGCTACGACCAGCCCGGTTGGCGGTAGCGATATTTCCTACCGCCAaagtccctggcggtaggctgttagaccctaccgccatggactctggcggtagcaaaagggtcaggtctcgattttttttcaaactagGGTCAAATCTTGAATAGGTTTCAGAAAACGGTCAAAACACGAAAATTTGCCGCGGGGTGATAT from Triticum aestivum cultivar Chinese Spring chromosome 4A, IWGSC CS RefSeq v2.1, whole genome shotgun sequence harbors:
- the LOC123081685 gene encoding transcription repressor OFP7-like — translated: MAKRLFHSCRSPSAAAVVTPATNLLAKHHSPAFTPPAGGCCPRGLTHRRPLPPETCGAMRCAADYTADDLPPARGTPAYRWLKSSHWHVIEAATDGDDTPRLKIDARRRLRRSRRRRRLHRKAAIESLSSGDSGWFSSSEEPSAYSSRSVEAEATLVTSTATETSSGVSGSSGAVAATAEARAEAVVAGSFAVVKRSDDPRADFRRSMAEMVVGRGIYDADGLERLLRCFLALNDQRHRRDIVDAFGDVWEAVFASPLPHGAVTSAPAASCRAAAAGAPRQ